In Paramormyrops kingsleyae isolate MSU_618 chromosome 11, PKINGS_0.4, whole genome shotgun sequence, the genomic window GCGGAACAGTTCCGTTGTCACCCACTGAATGCCTGTCAAAGGGACTAAATGATTTTCAGAAGCACTGGATACTGCTTTGCAGTGTAATGTTGGCTAGTGGCTTCAAAAGTTGGTGTCATTAAAATATTTCGGGCCTAAAAACCAAGAAGGGCACTCCAGCTGTACAGTTAAGGTCTGCTGGCCAGTCAGAGATGTGACGTTTGTGATCGCTATATTTCAGAGCGGGCACTCTACAGCTTTGAGTGTGCCTTTCACCCTGTCTTCAGCCTGACGTCAGGAACCAGCAGGTTGGACTACCTGAGGCCTGAGAACAGGTGAGCACTGCCTCGGATACGTGGTAATTCATTGGTGTTGCACTTGACCTGGGTGTCTTCACGGTACCTCTTGGGTGCCTGCTGTTGTGTCTATTTGTATTGCACTCTTAAGATCTTGTGGTGTTTGTTGGATGGTCTTCGAATGTGTCTTGGACGTCCTGTTTCTGATAGACTCATGCAACCCGAATGGCACACGCCTAAACCCAAAATGACCTGCTGTGAGCCTTGTTTCACAAACTTCCAGGAAGGCCTGCTGGATCCCCAGTGTAGGGCTGCCTGCTGGATCCCCAGTGTAGGGCTGCCTGCTGGATCCCCAGTGTAGGGAGGCCTGCTGGATCCCCAGTGTAGGGAGGCCTGCTGGATCCCCAGTGTAGGGAGGCCTGCTGGATCCCCAGTGTAGGGAGGCCTGCTGGATCCCCAGTGTAGGGAGGCCTGCTGGATCCCCAGTGTAGGGAGGCCTGCTGCTCAGTGGGTGTCTGCGGCCATGTATGGGACGATGTCGTCATCTTTATGCCTTGTGGATTCTATAGGGCTTTTTATCTGGCCTTGTACAAACACATGATGTTTCTGGAGAAGAGAGGATGCCCCAGGACTGCGCTGGAATACTGCAAGCTGATTCTGAGGtatggggtgtgggggggggggcgacgaGTCATGGGACACGGGGCCAGATGAGGGGCCACCTTCTTCTGCTTTGACAGTGATGCACATTTCAAACATCAGTGTTCAATGATCTACACTGTCTTTGTCTGCACCCCTTCCCACCCAGCCTGGACTCGGAGAACGACCCGCTCTgcatgctgctgctggtggacTTCCTGTCCCTGCGCTCTCGGGAGCACGCCTTCCTCATCCGGCTGTTCGAGGAATGGGAGGTGAGAGGCCGATGGGGGAGGGCAGCGAGCAGGGGCGCCGCTAGACACTTCGGGCCCCATAAAagcatattgggcccccaatcCAATCATGCTAGTCCAGTTATATTCAAATAACACTGGCCCTTAGAATAGGTTTGGAGTTGATTTGGATCCTGCCAGTGTCATAACCAAATAGGAATGGCATGCAAGGCTATTGTTGTGATGCCCTACaacagtgcattatgggtattttTGTGACGTTCATCCAGGGCCACCGCAACCTGTCCCAGCTGCCCAACTTCACTTTCTCAGTGGCCCTGGCCTACTACCAGCAGAGCCTGCAGGATGACCTGGCTTTGGAGGAGGCCACTGGCATGAAGCAGAAGGCTGACCAGCTGCTGCAGGACGCCCTCATTATGTTCCCTGGGGGTGAGTTCACATGTCGTGCCTGCCACCACCGGGGGGCGCCCTCTGGCTTTCAGTGTTGATCAGCTGACAGCGCTTACGCTGCCTTCTGTCTCTGGTAGACTTGTCTTGTTTTCCCAGTCTCTACACCACTGTTCTGGTCTCTTTCTCGGTCTGTTTAGGAGGCTGGTAGGGTGGTATTATCATACCTTAAATCTCTCTTGCAGTGAACCAGAGCAAAGCGGTACGGTAATGTGACTGTAACTCACCCGTGTCAGTTTAATATCCCATAATCTCATGATACGCTGATTCATTAGGCCTTTATGTGTGGCTGAGTGTTCGAACCTGAAAGCAAACGAGATACCTATGGTTGTGGGGTTGTAGTCCAGTCCTGGTCTTTGGGGAGCCCTTGGCTCGCCGTTCAGTGTTCCAGCGGACCTGTTGTTGACCTGTCAGTTTGAGTCGGCATTTCTGAATATTGTGATTCTGTTTATATACATAAAAGAGAGGAGGGTTGACTTGGGGTGAATTGCATTTGTCTCTCACATTGATTAATTCAGCGATTTCCCTGCTCTTTATGGGCTCAGTTCAGGCCTCTGCTCAGATTACGGAGCATCAGACTGCTGACCCACAATTTCTGATTAGCTTAACCTGTCTGTTGTTCAATCTGCTTGGAATTGTCAAGTCAAGTCAGTATTTACTTTtatagcacattttaaaaacggCTCCAGcagaccaaagtgctgtacagtttgacaaaagcaaaaacgtatcaaatggaaaaaagaaacacataATACAAAACCAAATCTGATACAGAAATGgattaaaacacaaaaaaatcaaatataatAAGTAAATGCACAAGTTGATAATATAGtataaatttaacaaaaaaaataaaacagataagATGTATTATGATCCAGGGTAGGATAATGCATAAAATGTCTTTTAAGCTTAGTTTGAAATTATCTATAGAGGAAGCATACCTGACACACGGGAAGACTTTCAAGGTCTGGTACTGAGCCGGGAAAAGGCATGACCCCCTTTGGTTTATAAATGTGTTCGCGGAGCAAATAGAAGTAACTTGTAAGCTGACCTCAAGGATCTAGGTGAAGAATAAGGTACAAACAGGTCAGAAAAGTAATGCTGTGATCGATCCGTTTTAAGCTTGagaaacaaataataaaatcttAAAATGAAAGCTGTGACGGACCCAATGAAGGGAGCTCAGGatctgctgtctgtgttttctTACATCCCCATTAAAAGTCTAACTGCTGAATTTTTAACCACTTGTGCTTGTGGCAGAGCTGCtacattataaataaaagcaTGAATATACTCTGGGTGTCTGTGCTGTTCCTCAGTGCTTTGttttgacacccccccccccccccccccaagggatAGGACGTGTCATGATTATCCTGTCCCCGCTCTGATCTCATCTGACCCCCAGACTTACTCCACGGTTCTCTTTGCCATTCCTTGGCTGTTAGGTTCCCTCAGGGACACTGGCAGTGCAGATGCTCCAGGTCTTTTTATGGCACTGCATCTTGCCCCCCAGCCAGTGAGCTGACTGTACGTGCTTCTCCCCCTCCACAGTGCTGATGCCCCTCCTCGACCTCTGCTCCGTTCAGCCCGACGCCGCTGTGTCTTCCCACGCCTTCTTTGGACCTAAAAGCCAATATAGGTAGAGTAAGATGGGAGGGGGGACTCCCTCGAAGCTTCAGCTCTAACCCTCCAAGTTAACCTGGGCcagatattttttaattccAGCCAGGAAGTGAGGTTTCCTAAACATTATGCTACCATCTTATGCAATGCATGTAACCTAAATAAACTCAGTGAAAAAATCCCATTTACTAATGGTATGCAGAATTGTGCAGCGTTATTCCACTGAGCAGTCCCCAATTGTCCAATAACAACCCCCCGCCATCATCATCCCTTGGACAGGCAGCTGCCTGGCCTCAGTGAGCTGGTGTCCCTGTATGTGGGTCGCTGCCACAGCCTATGGAAGGAAGCCAGTGTCCTGGTCTGGCTGGAGGGCAATGTGCAGGATGTCCTGCAGCGAGTGGACAAGAAAGATCCCCTGGTGGAGGACTGCGAAAACAAGTAGGCCCCCCCGCCCGTACTGCCCATTTCCCGCCTCCGCCCTTCGTATACCAGCGCCCTGTGGATGAAAGAGGCCGTGTTTAAGATGATTATCTTGACATTATTAAGATCATCTGATTCTCAGAACTGCAGGGGTGGTGCGTCTGTTTATAGTGGCTCCTCTGTGTCTCTGGTTACATTTTGGCTGGTAGAGAGGACAGCCCCTCTCAGCATCCCGGTTCATCTTCTCCCCATGTAGACTGTATCACCCCTGTTCGTACAGGAGACCCATTCTTCCCTACagagaagatggatagatagatggatggaagaatttctttctttcttttattcatccatccatccatccatccatggagGGAAAGTTGGGGGAACAGTCTTTGTATAGATGTGGCTCTTTTGCACTTTCCCACCACAGGAACCTTTTTCAGGAACCAGGATCTTCTGTCACATTCCAGCCGCAGGTGGAATATGAATCATAAACGTCTTGCAGGCTGACTGTTTTTTCCTGCGATCGATCCCCCCAATAGCTAAGATAACCAACAGTACGACTTGTTCATCCTCCACTGTTTTGGTGTGGGGGTACAATTTGTATGAAATTATATGTGAAGGTCAACCTACGAGCTTTTTGCTTTTCCCGTGCATATTTAGCATAAAAGTCACAATTCCTGTTGTGCGGAGGGAAAGTGACACACAAGCGGTCAGGAAAAGTTCCAGTAAAGACAGTGATGATGGCTAAAATGAAGCtttatgaaccatttgctgtattttctaaccccactagatggtgctctctgttcaaaaaaaggATTAAGGCAAAGTAAACCAACAGCACCGTCTAATgaggtcagaaaatacagcaaatggttcacaaAGTGTCACTTTGGCCAGCACTAGAAGATGGCCCAGGAACAGGAAACCAAGGTCTAGGTTCCTGAACTCTGGTGAGAAAGCGCCTAGTGTTGGACCAAAACAAATCAGTTTTATCTTGCGCAAAATGTTCTGTTTTTCAGAAATAGATTAGAGCACTTGTCCTTAAAATGTCGTCTTTAGTTGATTTTAGATGAGGACTCTCCTCGTTGCATTAGGTCCATCCAGCACATTGTTTGAGGTCCCGAATGTCTTGCTTCTCCAGAGGTGCTTTTCCTCACTCAGTCCCTCTCTTTGTTCCCCGGGCAACCACAGGAGGAAGACAAGGTACCAGAGTACTCCGAGGAGCATACATCGCCACGTCATCCTGTCGGAGATCAAGGGTGCCTTGGCCACGCTGCCTCTGGTGAGATGCAGGGGCGTTGAGGTTTAATGGAGGAGCGTGAGGTCGGGTAGTGCTTCAGGGCACTGGGCTGAGCCGTGGGGTTCAGACGTCTTCGCCATGTGACAGCGGTCTCTATTTGCAGGCACGGTCTCCGCCTTTTCCAACAAGCTGCTGCCATAATGTTCTCATTCACCACAGCAGGCAGAAATAAAAAGCCTTCTGTTAATGTGCTGAAATGAAGAGAGGGGTCACCTTCAGCACCGCTGCCAAAACTCAGCGCTGATTATTTGCTTTTTATTCTGGTTCTTTGTATTGTTCAGGCTGAGTATCTTTATGATGCATATGGCAGTATTCAGTTTGAAGTGGGGATCTGGGTTCTTTGTGATTATTATACATGCGGTAAATATAACTAGCCAAACTGTATTCAAAGGGTCTTGGTCCTTTCACAGTCTCTGATTTGGGCTTCTCTTTTTGGCATTTTCCCCCTTCTAGGAGGTGACCACTCAGCCGCTGATGGGTTTcgaccccctgccccccctggaTTCTGTGGTATCGTACACCAGGCCTGAGAGGTGATGTGTGAGATGTAGTTACTGAATCATTGGATGAGAATTACATGACatgctaaatatatatatttttgtaaatctCTTCCCTCTGTCTTTAGGCCAAACGTGAGGACTTCTGAGAATTCTTTGTCACTTTTCTTCCGTTCTCTGTTGCCAAATTTCAACCTGCAGGTATGTGGTTTTGCTCACCGGCTTTTGGTCTCGTGTTTATATTCTCACCTCCATGTTTATCACCACTTGCTAACCCTACTGACTTTCGATGGTCCAGCTTGCATCGTTAGTTCGTCGTCGCTCAGTTCCCAGGGTTGTAGACTTGCCGTTGTGTGACACCCATTATGGGATGTGCTGTCCCACTTTGATTTTCCTGTGGGCTTTTCCCCCCCTCGCAGTCGGCAAAGGGAAGGCCCCTCTGGCACTGAGTGGACTGGGAAATCCTTCTCCCCGGCCCAGTGCAGGTGCTGGTGTGTGAGGTGCACTCATGGGGACCTTCCTGATGAGCCCGTCCTCTCAGGAGTCACAAGGGACACATTCCCTGTGGGGCGTCTTTACTTACTTTGCCAAAAGACCATGATGCTGACTTGACCTGTCCTAGCCAGTGGGGTAACACTTGCTCTAAGGAAAGTCTTTGCACAGGAAAGAATGTtaatccgcccccccccaatactGTATTTAGCAGTTGTATAGTTATTATGAGATGAGAGGAGCTTTACTCAATGCAACTCCTATATCTAAAGTCAACTGCTGGGGCAGGACATAGTGGCCAGTAACAGGTGTGGTCACCGAGGATGAAACGGCATCCAGTTCGAGGTCTTTTTTGTAAATCCCAGTTGTTGGCACATCCTGTTCTTTCCTCAGCATGCTCACAGACGCAGCTGGAGAGGGCTGGCTTCTGGGTACAGAGGTCTAGCCTGTGCCAATGTTTTGTAACAGCTGTAGATTATGCAGCATAACCATGAATGTTtgtgtaaatgtttattttgttctgCACACGCTATATATAAAATAAGATGTTTACTACAGAAGTTGGCTAAATTCAAAGGGCTGTGGGCTCCCCTTTGAATGCTCAGGATATTGCCAGTGAGCCCTGGCCTTGGCCTTGTCCTCCTTATACGCTGTGCTCCTCAGACCTCGTACCTTACAGACTATACCGATTCCCATGCCGTTTCGGCCATTTCGCTTGTTTTTTTAAGGCGGAAGAGCAAATGATGCTTCTGCAAACCTCTCTACCCAGTCTTACCCGGCTGCTGAAATATGGAACTGGTTTTATTGATGGAAAGTAGTGTtgggcattttttttattattgttatgatatgAATTTTCCTTATACCGCGATACCAGTTTAAATAGCCTACACAACGTTTGTAAAGTAGCGCAGCTGGAAACTGTTTTGGGGGggacctttttcactgctgcaccgctaaaaatgtaccacggaagatatagctgacgctgcagttgaaaataatgagacactggggttgtcaaaaatctattctcagatactaatcgATATTAAGAATTAGTATCTGATTAGATAttcattttcaccattattgataCCAACAGTGCGGTTTTCGCCTCATTCGCCACACAGCACCACTACAGCGCgtacacgcacgcacacgcacacacgtggcccctcccctcctcccaATACCCGCTGAACACATTCGCACTGGTTAACACACACGTACCGAGTTGGCCGATCATGGCATATGCTGCAGTTGAAGGCACTTCGCAAGctgctttaataaaaaaaaaacggcaaaaGTGCCGtttggaagtattttgcagCCGAGCATGGAAAGCCTAAGGATATTAAGTCAAGTAGCACGTCAAATTTGCCGAAGCATCTTAAAGACCGACATCCCGGTCTGTATGAGATATTTCGCGAGGTCAATAAAGCTCGCGTTCCAAAAACACTGGActattaaacacattaaaaatgttaacttggcTGGTGCACACCTTTATATTAGCCGTTtatctataagcagttagccaacaaacacgttagccgtatgttatcattaaggtagTGGATAGGCGCAACGgcttataataaaataatatagttaatgtgggaacaatacaaaaacgtgtcctgtaaaatgtggtaaatGCCCAGTCATACTTTTGAAAGAAATACCGTTGTATACCGTGAAACCAatataactttgaaaaataccgtgatataaatttttggtcataccgcCCAGCTCTAATGGAGAGTTACATACAAAAAGCAGGCGGCATGTAAAGTGAAATCACTTTTGATGTTTAGGAACTTTTGAAAATAGTTTATTCAGACGTACTTCCTTTGGAGTTGGCTTCCATACTTTTCagttaaacattttaaagacaCGCTTTGACTCTCCATGGATTGCCCTGGAGCCTCTgctgaaatgtaatttaatttattgtttgtGATGAAAGAATGGAAAAgattctgataaaaaaaaaactttgtatTTCAAGGGTAGCTAGCTGGGCACATTCACATCAatttcatgctttttttttcccagatcACTTACAGTAGAGGTAATGATTACCATTTTATGTGCGctccctgggattcgaacccacaacctttgcattGTTAGCACACTGCTTTGCTTGCTCAGCTACAGGAGCTTGATTAGATGTAATGCTTTGATGTCATTCACATATAACTAAACTGAAAGCAGGTTACTTAACCTCAGACTTCGTAGTAGGGCGTGATGCTGAGTGGTGCTGTGGGTGGGGCCAGGTGGCAGACACGCTGGCTAGGGCGGCTTACGTCCCTCATGAGTACTTTCCTGTAGAGAGGCGCAGGACCTGGGGATGAACAGGAGGTGGCCCGGGCAGGCAGAGAGCTCAACCAGGAAGTCAACCGGCTGATGGTGGCCATGAGGGACATGCTAGCCAACATCCAGGTCCTGGATCCCCCACGGGAAGATGAGGCAGAGCCAGAGCGGGATGAAGAGGAGTGGGACTGAGctgccgggggggcgggggccggATGGTGCTCCGGGAAGGACTGCAGGCAACACAAGTTTAGCTGCACCTCTGCCATCAACTTTGTTCTTGAATTTTTAGGGTAAATGGATTCACATCTTATACAGTCATACTACCTGTTCCACAATCTGCTACAACTGTTGTAGGGCTGTATGAATGAGAGAAGTCTTGTTCTATTGTTAGACAACAGATGATGattgattatgatgatgataatgaaaCCATTGATCTTTAAGTATCTATAAATTAACATTGTTAATAAAACTTGTGTTGTTTTCAAGTGCCTTCAAAGGGAGCAGTGAAAAATGAAGCCCACAATCTGATACTGTACTGAAAATACCTACCCCCCATTAAAATTTTGATCGTTATATTAACGGTAGTAATGCTTTGAGCTCATTTTGTGCATAAATAATGGACCTTTATGCCCATTTATTCTGCTGCTGGTTAATTTAAGTTTGCTGATGTTCTGTAGAAAGATATGCGACACCATGCAGAATGAATGGTGCCCAAAGACTCCCCGTCGTTATTATATTGTCGTCTCATAAAAATGGTCACAGTGGACATTATGACAGCAAAATTAATCTTACGCTGAACGTGTGAATGGTTGTGCAAAATGAATTACTGCACTTTTTGTGAGCGTGTGCCTCGCGAGGAATTACTGTATGATAATATCGCCACTAAAGTGTTATTTTATCTGACTCTTGGACAGTAATAAattcagaaacacacacacacccgaaCTCAGCTTCTCTACCTTTGATGGGTTTTTTTAATCCTCATTCTCCCATCAGTCTCAGTCCTATAACAGATGTGGTTTCAGTTTTAAGGAGTGTAATGCATACAAAAATGGCTGactgaaaaaatatgtatgtgCACAGCAAAGGTCTGTCATACCATCCTGGGTGTACCACacccttgtgccctgtgctgtctccTTCAtgcctgaccaggataagtgacTCTGTGCATTCTgtagtgccctgtgctgtctccTTCAtgcctgaccaggataagtgacTCTGTGCATTCTgtagtgccctgtgctgtctccTTCAtgcctgaccaggataagtgacTCTGTGCATTCTgtagtgccctgtgctgtctccTTCAtgcctgaccaggataagtgacTCTGTGCATTCTgtagtgccctgtgctgtctccTTCAtgcctgaccaggataagtgacTCTGTGCATTCTgtagtgccctgtgctgtctccTTCAtgcctgaccaggataagtgacTCTGTGCATTCTgtagtgccctgtgctgtctccTTCAtgcctgaccaggataagtgacTCTGTGCATTCTGTAGTGCCCTTTGCAACTTCAAATCCTCCCTCGTTCATAAGTTCTTCATTACGACTTCCATCATATTTCATTACCCAGCCTTAAACAATTTTCTAGAGCAACTCTGAAGAAGTCTGCGTAAACAGTGTGGCGTGTTTGAGAGGAGACGCTTTATACGTGTACGGTATTACGGCATGTTCACGTGCCACTGATGATTGTCGATCCTTATTGATGATGTCACGTGAGAATGGATATCAGCGAACCTGTTGTGATTATTTCGTTTAAACACGTCTTTGTGTTCGTATGGAGATAACTGCTTGTTTATCTGGATATGAGCGAAAAGAGAACACCTGTAACGGTATCATTTATTGCCGGGTTATTTATTTAACTTCCACTGAGTAGCGGAAGGACAGGATCCCGAGACATTAAGCATCATTCCCCGTAACGGGGAGCCGCTGTCATTTTGGGGGAGACTCCCGGACACGTGGGAAGTTGCTTGATGTTACTTAATTTTGATCGTTTCCAAAACCGAAGTGGGTGCCCGGGTGGCCTTATCTTCACAGCACACACGTTTCAGCGCAGGTACCTGAATTGACTTCTTCCTTTTCTCCTTATGCTGTCTGCTGAGTCTTGAGACGGGATTTTACAGGGGTTCTTGCTAAAGTTCTTACATAACGAAAGGCATAAAGTCTGCTTATAAATAATATGTACATTAACTGTTTTATTAATCAGATTTAAACCTTTCCCTTGGGCGAAAGGGACATTAATGAACATTGTTAAAGACGTATAGTGTTCAGTGTCTTTAAGTATCATGTATGCCTAAGCTGCCAGTTCATAAGGCCGGTTGAGGCGCGGTTCTTGTCGCCCTGCCCACggccggtgttatgccgaaaaaggcatccctgccgtagaatgcatgccggtgttctgacgagttgagcttttagggggtttttgggggttagggttttaggggctttttgagggttagggttttaggagtgttttgggggttatggttagggttttacgggttttttgggggtgagggtaaaggttagggttagggctatcgattagcactacggtagcctaactcgacaaagtagctcaactcgtttcagatcagcgaccaatcgaTCATTTAGAGACAGACATGCATtctgcggcagggatgcctttttcggcataacaacTGTTTGCTGAGGAAGCCAACGGGATTTAGGCCTATGTGCTCTTTACATTACTATCCTCCGAGCTTGTCATCTGAAAGAAGTAACTGAAATTAATCATCACCGTGATTGTCATTACAAGCTCATGTTCACAAATTAATTGCCTAGAAATAACTTGCTTGCTTATCCTTCATAAGCGTtttttcaacaacaacaacaacaacaacaacaacaacaataataatataggCCTGGGTACTTCAATCTTGGGTTGATACTAATGTTTCCCCGTGGATTTCAGATGAAAATGGTTTAAAATCTGTACAGACATTAcaaaaagcatttttatttaaacGGTTGATGCGTATTGATTTATTTGTGGCCGTTGTGTGTTCGGTACAACTTAAACAtgaattgcatttttaaataaaatgttcaggAACGTCATACACAAAGTGTGTAAGAACACCCACGTTATTTAACATGCCATGTTGCCATGACATCTGAAATGCATGCAGGACATGCGAGAACTGACTAGCTAATGGTTGGCTTTCTTAAATATAGGAGGAGTTAAAGATGAGTTTGTGGTCCGTAAACAGCAACCGTCCCTTCAGTTTGCTGGATGTTTTCTTAGGATATGTTTTCTACAGTTATAATTTCAGACTGCATTAGATGACGTTCGAATTAAACTCAAATCAGCATAAAGCCGTCAGAAAGCAATTCTGAATACGCTTATATTTGAATATACGAACGAACGTACAGGGTAAAGAACAGCATCACAGGAAAGCACTTCCCCGAAGAAATGCGTGTCGAGTCTCCTGAGATTATTAACGCATAATACCGGGTACTCGCTCGCGCCATCTGACCTGAGTCCATAGCAGAAACAAGCGCCCAGTGCATCGTTCGCTGAACAAGTTTGTTGCGTCTTAGAGTCGGACATTCATCGCAAATCTAAGGTAAGCGAGATTTATCAAATAGATCACCAACATTAGATTGTGtcatatgtatatatagctattatatataaaatatactatAACAACCAACTTCAATATTAGTGCAGTCGAAAGCATTGTGATCTCCAGTTTTGAGTTTTCTTCTTCATAAAAGGTATGATTTTCTAAGCAAAAGTGGATTGTTAagtattttgttgttgttttacaGCGTAACGTAGAAGTAGCTATAATTTACCCAGTGTCATGAACAACTGGGGGAAAATCGCGCTGATGAATCAGAGAGAACAGGACACGAACACCACATCGCAACTCACGTTCCTTATGAAACACCTGGAGCACAGCGCTGTTCCCGTGTACAGCTTGGAAAATGTCACCTACAACTTCTCCATAGGTGACCAGAACTCCACTACGTGCGCCCAGATCATGATTCCTCACGAATTGTTTTTCGCCCTGGGTCTGATAAGCTTGATAGAAAATATTTTCGTAATACTAGCCATCATCAAGAACAGAAATTTGCATTCCCCTATGTACTACTTTATTTGCTGCCTTGCTGTGTCCGACATGCTGGTCAGCGTTAGCAATGTAGTAGAAACAATGTTTATGCTGGTCACTGAGTACGGACTCTTGATTGTCACACCAAGCATGATGGAACACTTGGATAACGTCATTGACATCATGATCTGCAGTTCAGTGGTGTCCTCCTTGTCCTTTCTGAGCACTATAGCAGCTGACCGCTACATCACAATTTTTTACGCGCTGCGCTACCACAGCATCATGACCAGTCAGCGCGCTGTAGCCGTCATTGTCATCATCTGGACGGCGAGCACCGTGTCCAGCATCCTGTTCATTTCATACCACAACGACAACGCCGTCATTGTGTGCCTTGTCACTTTCTTCTGCATTACGCTGATCTTCAATGCCGCCCTGTACCTGCATATGTTCATCACGGCGCACTTGCACTCCCGCCGTATAATCGCCTTCCACAAGAGTCGCCGCCAGGCCACCAGTATGAAAGGCGCCATCACCCTGACCATCCTTCTGGGCGTGTTTATTATATGCTGGGGTCCGTTCTTCCTGCACCTCATTCTCATTCTTACGTGCCGAAGCTGTACCTGTTTTTTCAGCTACTTCAACCTCTATCTGATCCTCATCATTTGCAATTCACTCATAGATCCACTCATTTACGCGTACCGGAGCCAGGAGCTGCGCAAAACCCTGAAGGAACTGGTGATATGTTCTTGGTGTTTCACTATTTGAGGCGAAACAAACCGAAGTAAGACAGAAATGTGCCTCAATATCGTGCCCACAAAATGACCCGATTTGCACGGAAATTGGCTATACGCCAGGGAGGAAAAGACAGAAACAAACCACGCCATTCTTAAAGCGAATGTCAGTTTTGAATAATGTTCTTTTTTGCCACAAACGTACGTGGTAATATCGTAGCCGAAAACTTTAAACGCTATTTTTTTTCGTGGAGGATATTTCGATTATTTATGAATTCATATAGTTTGTAGAGTTTATGGTATTACAGGACATATGAAGTTTAAGAAAGGCGCTTAAAGATTCCTAGATATTTCCTTTTCCTCGTTAAAAGATATCGCCCGAATAGTGTTAGCATATTGAAAGACTAAATTGTTTTAGATAATCTGAACGGAAATACTGGCTCTAAATGTGAACTGGAGGTGGTTTTATAAAAACCGAAAAccttttaatttcctttttttcctgAATGTTGGGTGGCTTTAAGTGATTAATTATcc contains:
- the mc1r gene encoding melanocyte-stimulating hormone receptor, coding for MNNWGKIALMNQREQDTNTTSQLTFLMKHLEHSAVPVYSLENVTYNFSIGDQNSTTCAQIMIPHELFFALGLISLIENIFVILAIIKNRNLHSPMYYFICCLAVSDMLVSVSNVVETMFMLVTEYGLLIVTPSMMEHLDNVIDIMICSSVVSSLSFLSTIAADRYITIFYALRYHSIMTSQRAVAVIVIIWTASTVSSILFISYHNDNAVIVCLVTFFCITLIFNAALYLHMFITAHLHSRRIIAFHKSRRQATSMKGAITLTILLGVFIICWGPFFLHLILILTCRSCTCFFSYFNLYLILIICNSLIDPLIYAYRSQELRKTLKELVICSWCFTI
- the tcf25 gene encoding ribosome quality control complex subunit TCF25 — encoded protein: MSSRALRRLRGKQRGQEAIDPCDLRIEDGAETLELGEQEEALEEGVLQTAKNSSRKSKKNKAQKNLINIYELICDAENDTEKCLTDEETGARIEEKSDSRHNEKECPLGDTSTERANTTEKACKKKKKKKKKKAATVEDTQQEEVPRDDLDALLETIDSTNGLSHHTGTCGNSDSRPVLYVEHRNLNPETELKRYFGARAVLGDQRPRARQRQFHRSTWITVAKDTWPRFSRPGISMTLLESRDGLQHFAFVHNRDYQQVQFKFLDAVESMDPNNIVALLQVNPYHVDSLLQLSDVCRIQEDQEMARDLVERALYSFECAFHPVFSLTSGTSRLDYLRPENRAFYLALYKHMMFLEKRGCPRTALEYCKLILSLDSENDPLCMLLLVDFLSLRSREHAFLIRLFEEWEGHRNLSQLPNFTFSVALAYYQQSLQDDLALEEATGMKQKADQLLQDALIMFPGVLMPLLDLCSVQPDAAVSSHAFFGPKSQYRQLPGLSELVSLYVGRCHSLWKEASVLVWLEGNVQDVLQRVDKKDPLVEDCENKRKTRYQSTPRSIHRHVILSEIKGALATLPLEVTTQPLMGFDPLPPLDSVVSYTRPERPNVRTSENSLSLFFRSLLPNFNLQRGAGPGDEQEVARAGRELNQEVNRLMVAMRDMLANIQVLDPPREDEAEPERDEEEWD